The genomic interval TCTACCTGTAAGTTCTTCCCAAACTTTAGCACCTTGGCTGTTCATTTGCATAGAAACAGCAGGTTTACCCATTTGGTCAAAAGTATCTTTTGCATCAGTAACAACACCACCGCTCATTGCTGGGTTATTGTCTCTATTCCCTTTTAAAGCATATAATTCAACAACTTCTAAATCTTTTGCTGTTGCTAAATCTTTTGCTTTTTGATCTTTAATAGTAGTTGGTTTACTCCAAACAAATTTAGCATAATGCTGATCAGCAGCTAATAAAACTCTAATGTCTGGTCTTTTTAAATAACCATTAATCGCAGCAGTATCTTTTGTAGCAAAGTAACCCAAAACTGGTCCGCCACCATTACCTACGATTTTATCAAATAAAGGATTATTTCCTTTTTTAACATCAGCAGAATCTTTAGCATCTGTTAATAAAGCATTCAATGAATCTTTAGCAACAGTTTTTGTTTCTACTTTAGAAACTTCAGTTTTCTTTAAAGCTTCGTTAGCAGCAACTAAGAAATTTCCAATTTCTTCCATTTTATAGGTTTCCCAGAACTCTAATTGCGCTTTTCCACCTAATAATTTTTTAATTCTATCCACATCCTTAGCACCTGGAAGCTCTACTAAGATTCTTCCTGTCTCTCCTAATTTTTGGATATTTGGTTGTGTAACACCAAATTTGTCGATACGCTCTCTTAATACTTTAAAAGCACTTTCTACAGACTCATCAACTTTTCTTTTGATAACTTTTTGAACTTGTGCATCAGACATTTGAAAGTCTACTCCACCATCTCCTTGAAGACTTCTGTTAGCAAAAATATCTGGCGAAGCCAATTTTACAGAACCTTTTGAATTTGCTTCAAAAGCTTCAAAAAACTTATTTAAATACGTTTTGTTTCCTTCTAAATTTGCAGATGCATCAGCTAATGATTTATTAAAAACTGGATTTTTAGAATTATTAGCCAAACCTTTTAATACGTCTTTAATAGAAATTTGAAGAATAACGTTGATTCCTCCTTCTAAGTCAAGCCCTTTATTAAGCTGTTTGTTTTTCACTTCGTTGTAAGTGAAATCAGTAAAATCAAGATTTAATACTTTTTCTTTACCAATAGAATCTAAATATTTCAGCTCTTTATCAGGATTGTCTCCTGCAAAAGCTTTAGCTTCACTTTTGACGCCATTTGCCACAAAAGTGAATGATAGTTGGTAAATACTTACCAATGCAAATAGAATTGCGAAAAATTTAATAAGTCCTTTATTCTGCATTATTACTAAAAATTAATTATGTTTTATTTTTGTTTTTGTTTTAAAGTCCCATAAAATAAGCCCTGACATGATTTTTTAAAACAAAAATACGAGATCACGAATTACCAATTCTTTTTTAAACCGAGCAAATATATAATTAACGAAAATATTAACCAATTTATTTATTAATTAATCTCAAAAAAAAAGCTGCAAAAGTGCAGCCTTTTCTCTTTTTTGCCGTTTTTATTATACTAAAATCGTTTTTAAAGCATCATTCATACTACGAACTGCATCTGCACTTTTCGCAAATAACGCTTTTTCCTGATCATTTAATTTAATGTCTACAATTTCTTCAACACCATTTCTACCTATTATACAAGGCACTCCAATACATATATCATTTTGACCATATTCTCCTTCTACAAAAACAGAACATGCAATCATTTTTTTCTGATCATTCAAAATACTGTCTACTAAATAAGCCACAGAGGCTCCTGGCGCATACCAAGCAGAAGTTCCAAGCAACCCTGTAAGCGTTGCTCCACCTACCATAGTATCAGCAGCTACTTTCTGCAATACCTCTTCTGAAAGAAATTGAGAAACTGGAATTCCATTATAAGATGCTAGACGTGTTAACGGAATCATAGTCGTATCACCATGACCACCAATTACCATTGCCGAAATATCATTTGCAGGTTTATCTAAAGCAAGAGAAAGATAGGTTCTAAAACGCGAACTATCTAGAGCTCCTCCCATACCTATTATTCTGTTTTTTGGCAAACCAGTAGCTTTTAAAGCCAAATATGTCATCGTATCCATCGGATTGGAAACTACAACAATTATTGTATTAGGAGAATATTTTAAAACGTTTTCTGCAACTCCTTTTACAATTCCTGCATTTATACCTATTAATTCTTCTCTTGTCATTCCTGGTTTTCTTGGAATACCCGATGTTATTACAACAACATCACTTCCAGCAGTTTTAGAATAATCATTGGTAACGCCAGATACTTTAGTATTAAAACCTGTATTTGTAGCACATTGTGTAATATCTAACGCTTTACCTTCGGCAAAACCTTCTTTAATATCCAACAATACTACTTCGCTTGCAATTCCTCTATAAGAAATAACATCTGCACATGTAGCTCCAACATTTCCTGCTCCTACAATGGTAACTTTCATATTTTTTACTTTATCGGTTATTAATTCTTGTCTATTCCTTAAAAAGACAATTCGCTTAATTGTCTAGTAAATTTAAACAATTAAACGAATTGAAATTATTAATTTTTCATTTTATGCGTCAATATTTGCATAAACTGCATTTTTCTCAATAAACTCTCTACGTGGCGGTACTTCATCACCCATTAACATAGAGAAAACCTGATCTGCTTCTGCTAAACTATCAATATTTACCTGACGTAAAGTTCTGAAGTTTGGATCCATTGTAGTTTCCCATAATTGCTCCGCATTCATCTCTCCAAGACCTTTATAACGTTGAATATTAGCACTTCCACCCATTCTTTCGTTTGCTTGATCACGTTGAACATCATTCCAAGCATATTCTTTTTTGTTTCCTTTTTTAACTAAGTATAAAGGCGGTGCAGCAATATACACGTGACCTTCCTCAATTAGTTCTTTCATGAAACGGAAGAAGAACGTTAATATTAAGGTAGAAATGTGACTACCATCGACATCGGCATCACACATGATGATTACCTTATGATATCTTAGTTTTTCCAAGTTAAGTGCTTTACTATCTTCTGCAGTTCCTACTGTTACTCCTAAAGCAGTAAAAATATTACGGATCTCTTCGTTTTCGAATACTTTATGATGCATCGCTTTTTCAACATTCAAAATCTTACCACGTAATGGCAGAATCGCTTGAAAATTACGATCACGTCCTTGTTTTGCTGTTCCACCAGCCGAATCTCCCTCGACTAGGTAAACCTCACATCTTGCAGGATCTTGCTCAGAACAATCAGATAATTTTCCTGGTAATCCTCCACCGCCCATAACGGTTTTACGCTGTACCATTTCACGAGCTTTTTTCGCTGCGTGACGTGCTTGAGCCGCTAAGATTACTTTTTGGATAATCAATTTTGCATCATTTGGGTTTTCTTCCAAATAATTCTCTAACATTTCTCCAACTGCTTGAGAAACTGGAGAAACTACTTCTCTGTTTCCAAGTTTGGTTTTTGTTTGTCCTTCGAATTGCGGTTCAGAAACTTTTACCGAAATAATAGCAGTTAATCCTTCACGGAAGTCATCTCCAGCAATTTCGAATTTTAATTTATCTAATAACCCTGAAGCATCAGCATATTTTTTAAGTGTTCTTGTTAAACCACTTCTAAAACCTTGTAAATGCGTTCCTCCTTCGTGAGTATTAATATTATTTACGTAAGAAAAAATATTCTCCGTATAGCTTGTATTATAAATCAAGGCAACCTCCACCGGAATTTCACCTTTATCATTATCCATGCTGATAACATGAGAAACAATTGGCTCACGGTTACCGTCTAAATAACGAATATATTCTTTAAGACCTTCATCAGAGTGGAATACTTCACTTCTAAATTCGCCTTTTTCATCTACTTCTCTCTTATCTGTAAACGTGATTGTGATTCCTTTATTTAAGAAAGAAAGCTCACGCATACGAGCTGAAAGCGTATCGTATGAAAACTCAGTAGTTTGAGTAAAAATAGTATCATCAGGATAAAAAGTCTGACGAGTACCTCTTTTTTCTGTTTCTCCAATTTGTTTAACCGGATATAATGATTTTCCTCTTTCGTATTCTTGTTCATAGATTTTTCCTTCTCTAAAAACAGTAGACTTCATGTGAACCGAAAGTGCATTTACTACAGAAACCCCAACACCGTGAAGTCCTCCAGAAACTTTATAAGAGTCTTTATCAAATTTACCTCCGGCACCAATTTTAGTCATTACAACCTCAAGTGCAGAAACTCCTTCTTTTTTATGTAAATCAACTGGAATACCACGACCGTTATCTTCAACTGTAACCGAACCGTCTTCGTTTATTGCAACACTAATCGTATCACAATGTCCTCCCATCGCCTCATCAATAGAGTTATCAACAACCTCGTAAACCAGATGGTGTAGTCCTCGAACCCCTACATCACCAATATACATCGATGGACGCATTCTTACGTGCTCCATCCCTTCTAATGCCTGAATACTATCTGCTGAATAATTGTTCTTCTTGATTTCTTCGCTCATATAATTTATTCTAAAAAATGTAATTATTGTCTAACAGGCAAATATATAAAAACGCAAGCTATATATCCAGTAAAATACGACATAAAGCACTTAAGTTATTAACAGAATTGTCTGAAAAACCAAAAAATAAAACCAAAAAATAAAACTAAAAATGAATTTAAATTCTAATTTTCTCAAATTCTAAATTTCAAAACTAGAAATAATGCAAAATTTGAAATTCTAATTCTATAAATTCCAAAAGCAAAAATTGAATCTATATTAACTAACGAAGCCGAAATGCATTTAAACGCATTTCGGCTTTTCTATTTTTAATTCGATATTAAAATTAATCTTTTAAACTGTAATCCCGGTTTTTACGGTTTCAAAATTTCCATTCAAATGAGCTGCATTTGCTCTTCCGCTTGGATCTAAATTTTCTTGCCATTTCGGAATCCATTTTCGAACGGTCTGTGCCGCGCTGACTTGCGGATAATATTTATGGAAAATTGATCGATATAAATAAGCTTCTTTTGTTGTTGGCGAATTATATGGAAATTCTATGTTTGCGCCAGCCAATTGTTCGTCTGTAACTTGCGAAGCACAATATTCTATTAATTCATCTACCCAATTATACCCAACTCCGTCTGAGAACTGTTCTTTCTGACGCCATAAAATTTCTGAAGGCAAGTATTGATTTTCAGCAACATCAAAGGCTTTTCTTAAAATGTATTTTTCAATTCCGTCGTAAGTTTTTGGTTGTTTTTCTTCTGTTTTAATTCGAATTGTAGTATCTAAAAAATCTGTGTCCAAAAACGGAAATCTCACTTCTAAACCGTGCGCCATTGTCGTTTTATCGGCACGAAGCAAATCTGCAGTAAACAATTTCTGAACTCTCTCGATTGTTTCGTCTTGAAATTCTTCTTCTGAAGGGGCATTTCTAAAATACAAATGACCTCCAAAAACTTCATCTGCACCTTCTCCTGACAAAACTACTTTTATTCCTTGATTAGCAATTTCTTTAGAAAGCAAATACATCGGAACTCCCGATCTTACAGAAATAATATCATACGTTTCAATATGATAAATTACTTTTTCTAAAATCTTAACTCCTTCTTCTACAGAAAAATGAACTTCGTGATGTTCAGTTCCTAAAAATTCAGCTGCTTTTCTAGCCGCAATATTATCTGGTGAATCAGCATTTAATCCGATAGAAAATGAATGCAGTTTTTCTCCTTTGTCTTTTAATAATCTTGAAGTTACGGCAGAAATCAAAGAGGTATCCAAACCACCAGACAATACCACTCCTAAAGGCACTTCTGCCAACAAACGCTTACGAGTTGACTCTATTAAACTTTCGCGAATAAGTTCTAAATCTAATGTCTGAGTTGCTTTTTTATGATCCTCATATTCTGGATGATAATACTTTACAAAACCAGTTTTTGCTGTATAATAATGTCCAGGAGGAAAAGTTGAAAATGATTTACATTGATCTGCAATAGATTTCATTTCTGACGAAAAATAAATTCTTCCTCTTTCATCCAAACCATAATACAAAGGTTTTACTCCAATCGGATCGCGACCTGCAATATATTTATCTCCATCGATAACAACGAATGCAAAATCGCCATCTAGTTTATTACAAAAATCATATCCAAATTCTTCATAAAGATGTACAATCACTTCAGAATCTGAATTTGTTCTAAAAGTATGATGCTTTAAAACCGTATCTTTAAGTTCCTGATAATTATAGATTTCACCATCGTGAATCATCCAAGCTTTATCAGTTCCTTGAATTGGCTGTTTCCCTGAATTAAGATCAATAATAGATAAACTTTCATGACAAAGCACACTTCCGTTTTCCATAATATGAATATCACTTTCGTCAGGGCCGCGATGCGACATTCTTTCAGAAAGTTCTTTTACGAGTTGTGGGGCTTTTCCTTTACCAATTACGGCTAATAATCCAGACATAATTTTTTATTTTATTATTCTATTATCATTCAGTTTATCCGAACATTAAAAAATCATTAAAACATTTCGTTCAAGGCAAAACTAAATATTAATTTTTGCTTTGAGCTATTAAAATCATTAAAATATTCAGAGTTTAACAATAATAATGCAGGTTTCAAATATATTAAAAGAAAGTTAAATAATTACAAAACAAAGCTTATAATCAATTGAAAACTACACAAATCAACTTCATAAGACAAGAAAAACGCTCTCTGAAACAGAGAACGTTTTTTCAAAAATATAATATATACTAATTCTAAAAATTAAAATTATTTACGCTTTAACATAAGCATCATCGTGAACACTTGCAACTGCTCTTCCTGATGGATCGTTCATGTTTTTGAAAGCCTCATCCCACTCCAAAGCAATTTTAGTACTACAAGCTACACTTGCTTCCTGAGGTACGCATAATGCCGCCGCATCGCTTGGGAAATGTTCTGTAAAAATAGAACGATAGTAATATTCTTCTTTTGAAGTTGGAGTCTGCAATGGAAATTTAAATCTTGCATTTGCCAATTGTTCATCTGAAACCTCTCTTGCTACCACTTCTTTCAGAGTATCAATCCAGCTATAGCCTACTCCATCAGAAAATTGCTCTTTTTGTCTCCAAGCAACACTTTCTGGAAGCATATCTTCAAAAGCTTTACGAACAACCCATTTTTCCATTGGGTGCTCTTTGTTGATCATTTTATCTTGTGGGTTGATGCGCATTGCAACATCCATAAATTCTTTATCTAAGAATGGCACACGCCCTTCGATTCCCCAAGCTGCTAAACTTTTGTTTGCACGTAAACAGTCGTACATATGAAGTTTTCCTAATTTACGAACGTTTTCTTCGTGGAATTCTTTAGCGTTTGGTGCTTTGTGGAAATATAAATATCCTCCAAATAACTCATCTGCTCCTTCTCCTGAAAGAACCATTTTTATTCCCATTGACTTGATCACTCTTGCCATTAACCACATTGGAGTTGAAGCTCTTACAGTAGTTACATCGTAAGTTTCTAAGTTATAAATTACATCACGAACAGCATCTAAACCTTCTTGGATTGTAAATTTAATTTCGTGGTGAATAGTTCCAATATGATCTGCTACTTTTCTTGCTGCAGCTAAATCTGGCGAACCTTCTAATCCAACTGAGAAAGAGTGCAATTGCGGATACCAAGCATCTGTAGTATCATCTGACTCAATACGTTTTTGAGCGAATTTTTTGGCTACAGCCGAAGTAATTGAAGAATCTAAACCTCCCGAAAGTAAAACTCCGTAAGGAACGTCACTCATTAATTGTCTGTGAACCGCCGCTTCCAATGCTTTTCTGATTTCTGGAATACTTGTTTCGTTATCTTTTACTGCATCATATTCTGTCCAATCTCTTTTGTACCATTGTACAAATTCGCCGTCTTTGCTTGATAAATAATGTCCTGGAGGGAATAATTCGATTTTTGTACAATATCCTTCAAGAGCTTTTAACTCAGAAGCTACATAAAAAGTTCCATGCTGATCCCATCCAATGTATAACGGAATAATTCCCATATGGTCACGAGCTACGAAATACTCATCTTTATCCACATCATAAATTGCGAAACCGAAAATTCCGTTTAATTCGTCAACAAAGCTTACTCCTTTTTCTTTATATAATGCTAAAATAACTTCGCAGTCACTTTCAGTCTGAAAGTTATATTTTCCTTCAAATTGCTTACGTAAATCTCTGTGATTGTAAATTTCACCGTTTGCAGCCAAAACCAATTTTTTATCTTCCGTAAATAAAGGTTGTTTTCCTGAAGCTGGATCTACAATTGCCAAACGCTCATGAGAAAGAATCGCTTTATCATTGCTATAAATTCCGCTCCAGTCTGGTCCGCGGTGACGAATGATTTTAGACATTTCTAATACTTGAGGTCTTAACGCTTCGGCTTTTTGTTTAAGATCAAAGGCACATACAATTCCACACATAATATTCTATATTTTTATTTTATAATTTTAATTTGATAAGGCAAAGATGAAGTATTAGTTACAATTGAAAAACATAAATATTAATTTCAATTACAAATTATAACCATAATTTTAATTTTACATATAAAATGTAAAATTTAGAAGTAAAAATAAGCTCGAAACTTGAAAATTTTAATTTGGAACTAAAAAAAGGTTTAAAATTGAAAGTTTGATGTAATTCTTTGAATAAAATTTTGAGTTATCTTAGTATCAATGAAAAATTCGCAAAGAACAGATTGAAAGTTGTTTTTGAATTGTATTTTATACAATCATTTTCCAATTTCAACAAAGAAAAATCCTCATAAGTAGCTCGACAAAGATCTTCTATTCATTAATATTAAAACATAGCCCGTGGTTTCAACCACGGGAAACGTATTGTATATATTGCGTCCGTGGTTGAAACCACGAGCTATGTTCAATAAAAGATAAAGAACTCGAGATGGCAAAATTATGGAGAATGCTTTCTTGTTAATTCAACTTTGTCAAAGTTGTTCGTAAACTAAATTAATTACTCAACATTTTCAATAGTATAATGCGTCTTATTAATCTCAAACTGAAATCCAACTTTATTTCCCATCAAATGATTTCCTAGCGGAGATTGTGGAGAAAGCGCAATCACATTAATTCCGTCGATTGCAATTTTAGGAAGCGCAACGCTAACATATAAATAGATTCCATTTGCTTTTACCAAACTCCCCAAAACAATATTTTCTGTTGATTTTGTTGGATCAATTTTATCTAAAATTCCTTTTTGCTCGATTGCTTCTTTGAGTTTTGTAGTCAATTTTTCCTGTTCGATATGCATCATCGACAAAGCCGTTTCGTGCTTATCACCTGCAGAACCTTTGGCATCGTTTTTAGAATCTTCAGTCAAGTTTGAAATCATGTCTTTAAAAACATCAATTCTATCTTGAACCATTTGGGTATAATGTGTGTATATTTTTTCTTTGAAAGTCATTTTTTGAGGTACTGAGGTTCTGAGGTACAAAGATGCAAAGGTTTTTTCCTTTATTAAAAAAAACAGCCACGAATTCACGAATCTACTCCAAAAAATTCATGAGTTCATGGCTGAAAAAAAAAGGCACTCTATTATTTATATAATCTTTGTGCCCTAGTGTCTTTGTGGCTAAATATCTTTAAAAATCAAATTTATAATTTGCGCCTCCTAAAATCTGGAATCCTTGTACAGGATAATTTAACCATTTTTGATAAGCTTGATTTCCAATATTATTAGCTTTTAAGAAAAATGTCAAACGATCACTAAACTTATAACCAACATGAGCATTAGCATCAAAATAACTTTTTAAAGTAATTGGCGCATAATTAGCTGCAATTCCTGAATTTGCCTGCATGTCTTTTCTTTCTCCTACATAAAATACATTCAAACCTGCATACCATTGCTTAGTTATATTAACGTCTAAAGTTGAACTTAATTTCATTTTTGGCAAATTCCATGCTTCAACTACGTTATCAGTATTATAACTATTAAAAGTTCCGCTGATTCCAAAAGCCACATTTTGAGAGAAATCGGCTTTTAATTCTGCATAAAATCGCAATGTTCTAATATCCTCATAAACTACTCCAAAAGAGTTCCCGAATGCATAATCCTCATTTGTAATTACTTCTGTATAATCATTAGCCTTAAATAATGCTTTATCTTTTTCATTCAAGTATGAACCTGTCAAGTTATAATTTACATTGTTTGCTAATTTACCTTTCAAACCTGCAAAAACATTATATTGAGTGCTAGACGGACGCATGTTTAAAGTCGGTGACAAAAACGGATTTTCAGTCACAAAATCAGCATAAGAGTTTTGTTTTAAACCTCCATCTACTCCTGTATAGAAAATCATTAAATCTCCAACCAATTTGTAGGAAGCGTTTACTTTTGGGTATAAATAAAATTTGTTTCCACTATTTTCTGTATTTCCGCTATAGAAAACTCCTGCTCCTAATTCTAACGTCCAATCATTTTCATGAATTACAAAACTTGGCTCTATTCCAACATTTGTAAAACCATATTTTACCGCTTCAGTATTAGTCTGTAAATAATTATTTTTGAAAGAACCGCTAACATGATCTACAATTACATTTGTTTTAATTGCCTGATCCATAATATCAACCGTAAAAGTCGGCTTTACATAAAATCTATTTTCCGAAGAAGAATAACTGTCTGAAAAATGAGTGAATTTTGCAGCAAGATTGCTAAAAATACTCTCTGTAAATTCAGCATTTCCGCCAAGCCAAATCGTATTATAAGAATGATCTGAATTGATGCTATTTACTAAATCCAGACGCTGAGCCGGATTTGTCGAACCAAAATCAGCCGGAAGTCCGTACCAATTGTAAAGTTGATTTTGATATCCTAAATCAACATTCCAATTATTATCTCTGTTATTCTGACCATAACCTACATTAATTGCCGTATCGTAAAACTCGTCATTCAATTCTAAGTCTTTAATTCCGCCTTGAGAAGAATGATGACGAAATATTCCAGCCAAATAATCATTATTTCCTAAATCCTGATTTACAAATAATTCTGCATTTAAAGTGC from Flavobacterium sp. YJ01 carries:
- the mdh gene encoding malate dehydrogenase, producing the protein MKVTIVGAGNVGATCADVISYRGIASEVVLLDIKEGFAEGKALDITQCATNTGFNTKVSGVTNDYSKTAGSDVVVITSGIPRKPGMTREELIGINAGIVKGVAENVLKYSPNTIIVVVSNPMDTMTYLALKATGLPKNRIIGMGGALDSSRFRTYLSLALDKPANDISAMVIGGHGDTTMIPLTRLASYNGIPVSQFLSEEVLQKVAADTMVGGATLTGLLGTSAWYAPGASVAYLVDSILNDQKKMIACSVFVEGEYGQNDICIGVPCIIGRNGVEEIVDIKLNDQEKALFAKSADAVRSMNDALKTILV
- the gyrB gene encoding DNA topoisomerase (ATP-hydrolyzing) subunit B — protein: MSEEIKKNNYSADSIQALEGMEHVRMRPSMYIGDVGVRGLHHLVYEVVDNSIDEAMGGHCDTISVAINEDGSVTVEDNGRGIPVDLHKKEGVSALEVVMTKIGAGGKFDKDSYKVSGGLHGVGVSVVNALSVHMKSTVFREGKIYEQEYERGKSLYPVKQIGETEKRGTRQTFYPDDTIFTQTTEFSYDTLSARMRELSFLNKGITITFTDKREVDEKGEFRSEVFHSDEGLKEYIRYLDGNREPIVSHVISMDNDKGEIPVEVALIYNTSYTENIFSYVNNINTHEGGTHLQGFRSGLTRTLKKYADASGLLDKLKFEIAGDDFREGLTAIISVKVSEPQFEGQTKTKLGNREVVSPVSQAVGEMLENYLEENPNDAKLIIQKVILAAQARHAAKKAREMVQRKTVMGGGGLPGKLSDCSEQDPARCEVYLVEGDSAGGTAKQGRDRNFQAILPLRGKILNVEKAMHHKVFENEEIRNIFTALGVTVGTAEDSKALNLEKLRYHKVIIMCDADVDGSHISTLILTFFFRFMKELIEEGHVYIAAPPLYLVKKGNKKEYAWNDVQRDQANERMGGSANIQRYKGLGEMNAEQLWETTMDPNFRTLRQVNIDSLAEADQVFSMLMGDEVPPRREFIEKNAVYANIDA
- the asnB gene encoding asparagine synthase B is translated as MSGLLAVIGKGKAPQLVKELSERMSHRGPDESDIHIMENGSVLCHESLSIIDLNSGKQPIQGTDKAWMIHDGEIYNYQELKDTVLKHHTFRTNSDSEVIVHLYEEFGYDFCNKLDGDFAFVVIDGDKYIAGRDPIGVKPLYYGLDERGRIYFSSEMKSIADQCKSFSTFPPGHYYTAKTGFVKYYHPEYEDHKKATQTLDLELIRESLIESTRKRLLAEVPLGVVLSGGLDTSLISAVTSRLLKDKGEKLHSFSIGLNADSPDNIAARKAAEFLGTEHHEVHFSVEEGVKILEKVIYHIETYDIISVRSGVPMYLLSKEIANQGIKVVLSGEGADEVFGGHLYFRNAPSEEEFQDETIERVQKLFTADLLRADKTTMAHGLEVRFPFLDTDFLDTTIRIKTEEKQPKTYDGIEKYILRKAFDVAENQYLPSEILWRQKEQFSDGVGYNWVDELIEYCASQVTDEQLAGANIEFPYNSPTTKEAYLYRSIFHKYYPQVSAAQTVRKWIPKWQENLDPSGRANAAHLNGNFETVKTGITV
- the asnB gene encoding asparagine synthase B, with translation MCGIVCAFDLKQKAEALRPQVLEMSKIIRHRGPDWSGIYSNDKAILSHERLAIVDPASGKQPLFTEDKKLVLAANGEIYNHRDLRKQFEGKYNFQTESDCEVILALYKEKGVSFVDELNGIFGFAIYDVDKDEYFVARDHMGIIPLYIGWDQHGTFYVASELKALEGYCTKIELFPPGHYLSSKDGEFVQWYKRDWTEYDAVKDNETSIPEIRKALEAAVHRQLMSDVPYGVLLSGGLDSSITSAVAKKFAQKRIESDDTTDAWYPQLHSFSVGLEGSPDLAAARKVADHIGTIHHEIKFTIQEGLDAVRDVIYNLETYDVTTVRASTPMWLMARVIKSMGIKMVLSGEGADELFGGYLYFHKAPNAKEFHEENVRKLGKLHMYDCLRANKSLAAWGIEGRVPFLDKEFMDVAMRINPQDKMINKEHPMEKWVVRKAFEDMLPESVAWRQKEQFSDGVGYSWIDTLKEVVAREVSDEQLANARFKFPLQTPTSKEEYYYRSIFTEHFPSDAAALCVPQEASVACSTKIALEWDEAFKNMNDPSGRAVASVHDDAYVKA
- a CDS encoding TonB-dependent receptor, whose protein sequence is MKLNCQYKIIVLLVLFTAQFSFAQKKNESIGTETVNVVKPYSPTISDAFKVKETPSLDDSGNQPKEVIKYSILSVPVASTFTPSKGKAEGVEKAKREKLFNNYATLGVGNYGTLNAELFVNQDLGNNDYLAGIFRHHSSQGGIKDLELNDEFYDTAINVGYGQNNRDNNWNVDLGYQNQLYNWYGLPADFGSTNPAQRLDLVNSINSDHSYNTIWLGGNAEFTESIFSNLAAKFTHFSDSYSSSENRFYVKPTFTVDIMDQAIKTNVIVDHVSGSFKNNYLQTNTEAVKYGFTNVGIEPSFVIHENDWTLELGAGVFYSGNTENSGNKFYLYPKVNASYKLVGDLMIFYTGVDGGLKQNSYADFVTENPFLSPTLNMRPSSTQYNVFAGLKGKLANNVNYNLTGSYLNEKDKALFKANDYTEVITNEDYAFGNSFGVVYEDIRTLRFYAELKADFSQNVAFGISGTFNSYNTDNVVEAWNLPKMKLSSTLDVNITKQWYAGLNVFYVGERKDMQANSGIAANYAPITLKSYFDANAHVGYKFSDRLTFFLKANNIGNQAYQKWLNYPVQGFQILGGANYKFDF